The following nucleotide sequence is from Physeter macrocephalus isolate SW-GA unplaced genomic scaffold, ASM283717v5 random_315, whole genome shotgun sequence.
TGTTTGAGGGTTTGTGGTAGATAACTTCTTTCCTCATCCAAGCCTTGACCACCCTGCCCCATGCTTTCTCCACCACACTCCTAACCACTGTCCAtgtacaaaggccctggggcagcagaAGCTTAGGTCCCCTGATGATGCCACCTCGAGCCCCGGTGTGGGGGGAACACAAGGCCTAAGGAGTTGGTGGCGTCTATATGAGCTTGATCACAGTACCCCCAGGGTGCCCTTTGGGGGGTTTTGAGCAGGCATTTGTTCAAGGGTAAGCCTGCTGACGCCCTGTCTCTCCCCACAGGGATTGCTCCATCACGGCCAGCGGCAAACGGTAAGGTGGCAGGGGCCCCAGCCAGCTGATGAGAGGTCCTCAGTCCCCACCCCGGTCCTGAAATTCTCCCTCCCCACACAGGCCATCTGCCCGATTCCCCCATCAgcggaggaagaagaggagggagatggATGAGGGGCTGGCCGAGGGAGGGCCACAGCGATCCAGTGAGTAGGCGGTGGCCCTGGAGGGCAGGCAGTGATGGGGGTCTACGTGACGATATTCATACccctcccactctcaccaccctAGACTCGTATGTGATTAAGCTGTTTGACCGGAGCGTGGACCTGGCTCAGTTCAGTGAGAACACACCGCTGTACCCAATCTGCCGAGCCTGGATGCGCAACAGCCCCACAGTGCGCGAGCGTGAACGCTCACCCAGTTCACCGCTGCCCCCACTGCCTGAGGATGAGGAGGTGGGATGGGTGGTGGGCCCCCCCCCGCCAGCAGCCAGGGAGGGCAGTGGGCAGACAGTCACAAGGTACCTTCCCCCCAAGCTAATGGGATAGACAAGCACAGGTCTCTGTGTCTCTCAGGTAACTCCTGGATCCAGTGAGGCACACAGATAGGAACCCCCAGAGCAGACAGACGTGGCTATCTGgtctgggagggagaggggacagggtTACTCTGGGCAAATAGATGTGATCTCCAAAATCAGGGGTTCCCAAGAGCTGGGGGACTGGGCAGGAGTCCTTAGTGCAAACAGGTGTAGCCACCTGGCCTAGGGGAGCAGATGGGGACCCCTTGGGCTGGGAACGGAAGTCTCCATAGATGGAGGTCTGTGTGCTGGGCAGGAGTAATTGAGGGGATCCCTGGGTTGGATAGGAGAAAACAGGGATCCTTGGAGCAGACAGACATGACTCCTAAGTACAGGTCCCTGGTGAGACCCTCATGTCTTTTGTCACTGGGAAAGGTAGGAGGTGTGAAATGTGTGCCCCTGGCCCTCTTCTCTGACTCTCTTGGGCTTGGTATGGGGTCCTGTATCCTCAGGGTTCAGAGGTCACCAACAGCAAGAGTCGTGATGTGTATAAGCTGCCTCCACCCACAGCTGCTGGACCACCCGGAGATGCCTGTAGATCCCGAATTCCATCCCCACTGCAGCCTGAGACCCAGGGTACCCCTGATGATGAGGTGGGTGTGCAAGGCCGGCCTGGGGCAATGGGGCAGGAGTTGTGGGGCTTGGGCATGGCCACCCAGCCTGGCCTCTCTGTCCATGCAGCCCTCTGAGCCTGAGCCCTCACCCTCCACACTCATCTACCGAAACATGCAGCGCTGGAAACGCATCCGCCAGAGGTGAGCATCCCCCAACTGCTTGTTCCCTGTGGCCTGTGCTCCAACTGCTGAGTCCTCCCtctgccttccccccaccccaactgcaGGTGGAAGGAGGCATCCCATCGGAACCAGCTTCGTTACTCAGAAAGCATGAAGATCCTACGGGAGATGTACGAGCGACAGTGATGTTCCCCtgtccctacccccaccccaataAACATTCCCCTCCTCCACACTGGCCTCCGCTTTCTCCAGCCCATCCTTCCCGGATCAGACATAAAGCAGTTGGCACAGGTCTAGCACATTTATTGGGGGAGTGAGGGGATGGGGCATCATGGAATTTGAGGCGAGAGAAAGATTGTGGGGAATCAAAGAAAGTGGCTGCTTGATTGGACCTTGGAGAATAAGGGGAGGGGTGTGGAAGGTGGATATGTGGTTGGAGACTTGGGGGTCAAAAC
It contains:
- the LIN37 gene encoding protein lin-37 homolog isoform X1, with amino-acid sequence MFPVKVKVEKSELEMAKARNQLDAVLQCLLEKSHMDRERLDEEAGKTPSDTHNKDCSITASGKRPSARFPHQRRKKRREMDEGLAEGGPQRSNSYVIKLFDRSVDLAQFSENTPLYPICRAWMRNSPTVRERERSPSSPLPPLPEDEEGSEVTNSKSRDVYKLPPPTAAGPPGDACRSRIPSPLQPETQGTPDDEPSEPEPSPSTLIYRNMQRWKRIRQRWKEASHRNQLRYSESMKILREMYERQ
- the LIN37 gene encoding protein lin-37 homolog isoform X2 is translated as MFPVKVKVEKSELEMAKARNQLDAVLQCLLEKSHMDRPSARFPHQRRKKRREMDEGLAEGGPQRSNSYVIKLFDRSVDLAQFSENTPLYPICRAWMRNSPTVRERERSPSSPLPPLPEDEEGSEVTNSKSRDVYKLPPPTAAGPPGDACRSRIPSPLQPETQGTPDDEPSEPEPSPSTLIYRNMQRWKRIRQRWKEASHRNQLRYSESMKILREMYERQ